The DNA region GACTCATTGAGCGGATAGCTGCCGCACATCTCAAACTGCCGCAGCACCGCCGTACCATAAAAGGTAATGGCGTTGCCGATACGCGGCACCACGGCATCGACGTGGGCCAGCGGTTCACCGCGATAGTGAACCGCCGGCGAGGCCGGATTGATGTTCATATAACAGGAGAGCGGATCGATGATCTGCACAGCATGGCCGCGCGCCGCCGCCTCGTCACGCAGTCGCCGACTGGAGTAGAGCGTCTCATCGCGTGACAGAATAGCTATCTTCATCACCGCTCTCCGTTTCGGGCTTAACGCGTGGCCCAGCCCTGCTGATGCAGATAATCCAGCATGAACGGACGCGTCTCTTTGATGATCAGGCGCTGGATCAGCTCGCTCCAGGTTTCGCTACGCTGGTTGCTGTCGCGCTGCTGATAATAGAGTTCGGTGCGGCTATCGTATTCTGCCAGCACCGCCGGATCCAGCGGATGATAGCGGTTCTCGTGCACCAGCATCGCGTGCGGCATACGCGGTTTGACGTCCGGTTTTGACTCCGGATGCCCCAGGCAGAATCCAAACAGCGGCAGAACAAACTTTGGCAGGCCCAGCAGTTCGGTTACTTCCGCGATACTGTTGCGGATCCCGCCGATAAAGACGCCACCCAGATCCAGGGATTCGGCGGCCACCATCGCATTCTGCGCCATCAGCGCGGTGTCCACGCAGCCCAGCAGCAGCTGCTCAGCCCGGCCCAGCTGCGCATCCGGACAGATCTGCAGGTGACGATTAAAGTCAGCGCAGAAGATCCAGAACTCCGCCGCATCCGCCACCCAGGTCTGGCCGCCGGTCAGGGGCACCAGCTTGTCGCGCAGGGCCTTATCGGTG from Pantoea deleyi includes:
- the nfsA gene encoding oxygen-insensitive NADPH nitroreductase; the protein is MTPTIDLLCSHRSIRAFTDQPVSDAQREAIITAAQSASTSSFLQCSSIVRITDKALRDKLVPLTGGQTWVADAAEFWIFCADFNRHLQICPDAQLGRAEQLLLGCVDTALMAQNAMVAAESLDLGGVFIGGIRNSIAEVTELLGLPKFVLPLFGFCLGHPESKPDVKPRMPHAMLVHENRYHPLDPAVLAEYDSRTELYYQQRDSNQRSETWSELIQRLIIKETRPFMLDYLHQQGWATR